The proteins below come from a single Oryzias latipes chromosome 14, ASM223467v1 genomic window:
- the LOC101159375 gene encoding olfactory receptor 1002-like — translation MFFIIQGLASIGEKRVVLFVILLLGYLVILGGNSMIIFVTLSDPRLTSPMYFFLQNLSFVDLVYTTTTIPNMLAGFLIDQLTISIPGCFLQMYFFTQLAVTGRAILTVMAYDRYLAVCNPLRYTAIMTRSVRMLLVTGAWCFGLLCTLPPTVLAFLRPYCGPNMVRHSWCDLSSVRTLACADTSIDNVLSLSFAMVALLTTGVLILTSYFLIATSMYQMGVPERLKAFSTCAAHLTVVSISYSAASFVYISYRVGNFSSEVRIIVSVLYSALTPFLNPMIYSLRNKELRIAIRKTLASFRPAATSTVKAIST, via the exons ATGTTCTTCATCATCCAGGGACTTGCCAGCATTGGCGAGAAGAGGGTGGTCCTTTTTGTCATCCTACTGCTGGGATACCTGGTTATCCTGGGGGGAAACAGCATGATCATCTTTGTG ACGCTCTCTGACCCCAGGCTCACCTCCCCCATGTACTTCTTTCTCCAAAACCTGTCTTTTGTGGACCTGGTCTATACCACAACCACCATCCCCAACATGCTGGCTGGTTTCCTCATAGACCAACTGACCATCTCCATCCCGGGCTGCTTCCTACAGATGTACTTCTTCACTCAACTTGCTGTGACGGGACGTGCCATCCTCACCGTCATGGCTTATGACCGCTACTTGGCCGTCTGCAACCCCCTGCGCTACACCGCCATCATGACCCGGTCAGTGCGGATGCTGCTGGTCACAGGAGCCTGGTGCTTCGGCTTGCTCTGCACACTGCCGCCTACAGTACTGGCCTTCCTGCGGCCTTACTGCGGCCCCAACATGGTCCGGCACAGCTGGTGTGACCTGTCGTCTGTCAGAACCCTGGCGTGCGCCGACACCTCCATTGACAATGTCCTGTCCCTGTCCTTTGCCATGGTTGCGCTGCTCACCACAGGGGTCCTCATTCTCACCTCGTACTTCCTAATCGCCACCTCAATGTACCAGATGGGCGTCCCCGAGAGGCTGAAGGCCTTCAGCACAtgtgccgcacacctgactgtGGTCTCCATCTCGTACAGCGCCGCCTCCTTTGTCTACATTTCATATCGAGTGGGAAACTTTTCATCAGAG GTGCGCATCATTGTGTCTGTGCTGTACTCCGCGCTGACCCCATTCCTCAACCCCATGATCTACAGTCTGAGGAACAAGGAGCTGAGGATAGCCATCAGGAAGACTCTGGCCTCCTTCAGACCTGCTGCCACGTCTACTGTAAAGGCCATCAGTACATAA
- the LOC101159606 gene encoding putative gustatory receptor clone PTE03, protein MENQSSATDILLIEGLNVTAQSSIPVFILLLLIYVFIMLSNISLVVLISVERSLHQPMYLLFCNMGINDVFGASIIVPHLLSNHFKPSSERIIHYAACALQAFCGHVHATMTHTVLMIMAFDRYVAVCRPLQYSSIMSARMVVNLSVSAWGVSVVMVLILVGLSVRLSRCRRVIFNPFCDNPSLFKLSCENVFINNLYGLAFTAVLLSSSLGSLTLTYLRIIVVCLKNPAKTVNIRALQTCATHLTLYVIMMVSGMIIIILHRFPELSEHRKLASIMFHVVPPAMNGIIYGLQIKAVRQKITAVFTRSHQHM, encoded by the coding sequence ATGGAGAACCAGAGTTCAGCGACAGACATTTTGCTCATTGAGGGCTTAAACGTGACCGCTCAGAGCTCCATCCCTGTCTTCATCCTTCTCCTGCTCATCTATGTCTTCATCATGCTGTCCAACATCAGCCTGGTGGTGCTGATCAGCGTGGAGAGGAGCCTCCACCAGCCCATGTACCTGCTCTTCTGCAACATGGGCATCAACGACGTCTTTGGCGCCTCCATCATTGTTCCCCACCTGCTCAGCAACCACTTCAAGCCCAGCTCAGAGCGCATCATTCATTACGCCGCCTGCGCCTTGCAGGCTTTCTGTGGCCACGTGCACGCCACCATGACCCACACCGTGCTCATGATCATGGCCTTTGACCGCTATGTGGCCGTCTGCAGACCTCTGCAGTACTCGTCCATCATGAGCGCCAGGATGGTGGTGAATCTGTCGGTGTCGGCCTGGGGGGTCTCTGTGGTCATGGTCCTGATCCTGGTGGGCCTCAGTGTGCGCCTGTCGCGCTGTAGAAGGGTCATTTTTAACCCGTTCTGTGACAACCCCTCACTCTTTAAGCTGTCCTGCGAGAACGTCTTCATCAACAACCTGTACGGCCTGGCGTTCACCGCCGTGCTGCTCAGCTCCTCGCTCGGCAGCTTGACGCTCACCTACCTGAGGATCATTGTGGTCTGCCTAAAAAACCCGGCCAAGACGGTGAACATCCGGGCGCTCCAGACCTGCGCCACACACCTCACTTTATATGTCATCATGATGGTGTCAGGCATGATCATCATCATCCTGCATCGTTTTCCAGAGCTATCCGAGCACAGAAAGCTTGCCTCCATCATGTTCCACGTCGTTCCTCCTGCCATGAACGGCATCATCTATGGACTCCAGATCAAAGCCGTCAGGCAGAAAATCACTGCCGTGTTCACCAGGAGTCATCAGCACATGTGA